One region of Termitidicoccus mucosus genomic DNA includes:
- a CDS encoding BON domain-containing protein, whose protein sequence is MKTSLLVFLLGVALGAIGFYYSPLRQARADAAPPRVVASNKTTASDTSGKAASSGTATASGSAATSGSSAGTAASGTAKPTVMEHARDTAAAARDAVAQKLVEWKLTPADIKEELAKTSRVVREKARSTGTAISAGVSNARIIAVIKAKYTLDRDLDTAGISVDCDAGKVTLTGTLADAALVGRAITLALDTEGVNEVVSLLTVSAPAADADKKADPAKK, encoded by the coding sequence ATGAAAACATCACTGCTCGTTTTTCTGCTCGGTGTCGCGCTTGGCGCGATCGGATTTTATTACAGCCCCCTCCGCCAGGCCAGGGCGGACGCCGCCCCGCCGCGCGTCGTCGCCTCGAACAAAACGACCGCGTCCGACACATCCGGCAAAGCCGCCTCATCCGGCACGGCCACGGCTTCCGGCAGCGCGGCCACTTCCGGCTCGTCCGCGGGCACGGCCGCATCCGGCACCGCCAAGCCCACCGTCATGGAGCATGCGCGCGACACCGCGGCCGCCGCGCGCGACGCGGTCGCGCAGAAACTCGTCGAGTGGAAACTCACGCCGGCCGACATCAAGGAAGAGCTCGCCAAAACCTCGCGCGTGGTGCGCGAAAAGGCGCGATCCACCGGGACGGCGATTTCCGCCGGCGTCTCCAACGCCCGCATCATCGCGGTCATCAAGGCGAAATACACGCTCGACCGCGACCTCGACACCGCCGGCATCAGTGTCGATTGCGACGCGGGCAAGGTCACGCTCACCGGCACGCTCGCCGACGCCGCGCTCGTGGGCCGGGCCATCACGCTCGCGCTCGACACCGAGGGCGTCAACGAAGTCGTCTCGCTCCTCACCGTGTCCGCGCCCGCCGCGGATGCGGACAAGAAGGCCGACCCCGCCAAAAAATAA